One stretch of Nitrospiraceae bacterium DNA includes these proteins:
- a CDS encoding O-antigen ligase family protein, translating into MKLENIDNFLEKIEFIFLCILLFVIPTMESPKTIAAVLFGLTWICRKFTSKNSPFNKISLIEIPLLLMLVSSLVSTLINIPYKNQFKGLNDTILWCSIFWFIYKNNYSKKQQYISAICITSGVLLAIIWGIYETHKGVREYLEFHSAGIVTQSSIYLGIALMIPFSILATKPQGFSQAPIKSNKILWLIIFAAMIFTLVFMASRGSILAVAITLLVSILLLKKKMLFFALAILLSAAFLMAVYSPDSFKQKRFYEKTIEMARSQKLDPNDNVRVFFWKVAIERIKLGDSVLFGIGPRNFSSIKTEELQLKEPAKLPWNKLPHAHNIFLNKLVEEGIFGLFSFLFFIVIIAIELIKTRKLCSQEWIWLSAFGSLSVPIIAGSFNTPWYQEHALLAMIILGMFMSNRFGKIKQ; encoded by the coding sequence TTGAAGCTTGAAAATATTGATAACTTTTTGGAAAAAATAGAATTCATTTTTCTTTGTATCCTGCTTTTTGTCATTCCTACAATGGAATCCCCCAAAACAATAGCAGCAGTGCTTTTCGGATTAACATGGATATGCAGAAAGTTTACTTCTAAAAATTCTCCTTTTAATAAAATTTCATTAATAGAAATACCTCTGCTCTTAATGCTGGTTTCTTCATTAGTAAGCACATTGATTAATATTCCATATAAAAATCAATTCAAGGGGCTTAATGACACAATCTTATGGTGCAGTATTTTTTGGTTCATATATAAAAACAACTACTCAAAAAAACAGCAGTACATATCAGCAATCTGCATAACTTCAGGCGTCTTATTGGCAATAATTTGGGGTATTTACGAAACGCACAAAGGAGTAAGAGAATATTTGGAATTTCATTCTGCTGGAATAGTAACCCAATCTTCAATTTATCTTGGAATAGCTCTAATGATTCCATTCTCAATTTTAGCGACTAAACCGCAGGGTTTTTCTCAAGCCCCAATAAAATCAAATAAAATTTTATGGTTAATTATATTTGCCGCTATGATTTTTACTCTAGTTTTTATGGCAAGCCGAGGATCGATTCTGGCTGTAGCCATAACACTGCTTGTTTCGATACTCCTATTAAAAAAGAAAATGTTATTTTTTGCTTTGGCAATCTTATTATCAGCAGCCTTTCTCATGGCAGTTTATTCTCCGGATAGTTTCAAGCAAAAAAGATTTTATGAAAAAACCATTGAAATGGCACGGTCACAAAAACTTGATCCCAATGATAATGTAAGAGTTTTTTTCTGGAAAGTTGCAATTGAAAGAATTAAGCTCGGCGACTCTGTTTTGTTTGGTATTGGTCCGCGTAATTTTTCGAGCATTAAAACTGAAGAACTTCAGCTTAAGGAACCTGCAAAGCTTCCATGGAATAAGCTGCCTCATGCTCACAATATTTTTCTTAACAAGCTGGTTGAGGAAGGGATTTTTGGCTTATTTTCATTCCTCTTTTTTATCGTAATAATTGCTATTGAGCTTATAAAAACCCGAAAATTATGCAGCCAAGAATGGATTTGGTTGTCTGCTTTTGGAAGCCTGAGCGTCCCGATAATAGCAGGTTCATTTAACACACCATGGTATCAGGAACACGCTTTGCTGGCTATGATAATATTAGGAATGTTCATGTCTAACAGGTTCGGTAAAATAAAGCAGTAG
- a CDS encoding DUF1460 domain-containing protein, whose translation MVKIVSSNFSKHSLKYIFLIILGFFILQASSSYAFFSDKEIEFLQKEFSQKLLNERIALWAEKFIGTPYDTDPLGQYVTKKVIVSDDSVDCMYLVFRVLELALSQTPQQAVETAMEKRFTTIGVLDKYGKVANYEERYAYGEDMIDSGKWGKEITENIGRTIGIKGSRGRDRVKIVLKKELMEKLDKFPDTKSLKDGDIIFFVKAIEKRISDEIVGHMGIIKKEKDGIYLIHANGIKNKNGSVKKVRLYDYLKTTSFIGLRISRFE comes from the coding sequence TTGGTTAAAATAGTATCGAGTAATTTTTCAAAACACAGTCTGAAATATATCTTCCTGATAATCCTGGGTTTTTTTATTTTGCAGGCATCATCATCTTATGCTTTTTTTTCTGATAAAGAGATCGAGTTTTTGCAAAAGGAGTTTTCTCAGAAACTGCTTAATGAAAGAATTGCTCTCTGGGCCGAAAAATTCATAGGCACTCCTTATGACACAGATCCATTGGGCCAGTATGTAACAAAAAAAGTAATTGTTTCAGATGATAGCGTTGACTGCATGTATCTTGTCTTCAGGGTTCTTGAGCTTGCACTTTCCCAGACGCCGCAGCAGGCTGTTGAAACAGCTATGGAAAAAAGATTCACAACAATAGGTGTTCTTGATAAATACGGCAAAGTTGCCAACTACGAAGAGAGATACGCATATGGCGAAGATATGATTGACAGCGGCAAATGGGGCAAAGAGATAACAGAAAACATTGGAAGGACGATTGGCATCAAAGGTTCAAGAGGAAGAGACAGGGTAAAAATAGTTTTGAAAAAGGAATTAATGGAAAAACTGGATAAATTTCCTGATACCAAATCCCTTAAAGACGGAGATATTATATTTTTTGTAAAAGCGATCGAAAAAAGAATTAGTGATGAGATCGTAGGTCACATGGGCATCATTAAAAAAGAAAAAGACGGAATATATCTTATCCATGCAAATGGGATTAAGAATAAGAATGGCAGTGTAAAAAAGGTAAGGCTTTATGATTATCTTAAAACCACGTCTTTTATAGGTTTAAGGATAAGCAGATTCGAATAA
- a CDS encoding glucose-1-phosphate thymidylyltransferase, which yields MKMKALILSGGKGTRLRPLTHTTAKQLVPVANKPILSYVLSNISEAGIEDIGIIISPETGNEVKEYVGDGSKWNSRITYLIQDNPAGLAHAVKIAKNFLQNNNFVMYLGDNLLSHGLKGAIKEFREKKCEARIFLKEVENPKQFGVAELDKQGNIIRLIEKPDNPPSNLALVGVYIFSSKIHEAIDKIKPSLRGELEITDAIQKLIDMNCNVTSEILNGWWLDTGKKDDILHANAVVLDEYVKREIEGKVNEKSKIIGRVKIEKGAQIENSTVRGPVIIGNNAVIKDSFIGPFTSIAENVTITNSSVEHSVILNNAFLSGIERLEDSLIGKNATVVKNCKGHKGLCLMLGDDSAIEV from the coding sequence ATGAAAATGAAAGCTCTAATATTAAGCGGCGGTAAAGGCACGAGGCTCAGGCCTCTTACGCATACTACTGCTAAGCAGCTTGTTCCTGTGGCTAATAAGCCTATCCTAAGCTATGTTCTTAGTAATATAAGTGAAGCTGGGATTGAAGATATAGGGATAATAATATCTCCTGAAACCGGCAATGAAGTTAAGGAATATGTTGGAGACGGCAGTAAATGGAACAGCAGGATAACCTATTTGATTCAGGATAACCCTGCAGGACTTGCCCATGCAGTTAAAATAGCAAAAAATTTTCTTCAAAATAATAATTTTGTTATGTATCTGGGAGACAACCTCCTGTCGCATGGTCTTAAAGGTGCAATAAAGGAGTTCAGAGAGAAGAAATGCGAGGCACGGATTTTTTTAAAAGAGGTTGAAAACCCAAAACAATTTGGCGTGGCTGAACTTGACAAACAAGGCAATATAATTAGATTAATCGAAAAACCTGATAATCCGCCTTCGAATCTTGCCCTTGTAGGCGTTTACATTTTTAGTTCGAAAATCCATGAAGCCATAGACAAAATTAAACCTTCTTTACGAGGGGAACTTGAAATAACAGATGCAATTCAAAAACTAATAGATATGAATTGCAATGTGACGAGCGAGATCTTAAATGGATGGTGGCTGGATACAGGGAAAAAAGACGATATACTTCATGCAAATGCTGTTGTTCTGGATGAGTATGTAAAAAGAGAGATTGAGGGCAAGGTTAATGAAAAAAGCAAAATTATCGGCAGAGTCAAGATTGAGAAAGGGGCTCAAATAGAAAACTCTACTGTCAGGGGTCCTGTTATTATAGGAAATAACGCAGTGATTAAAGATTCATTCATAGGTCCTTTCACAAGTATTGCTGAAAATGTGACTATTACAAATTCTTCTGTTGAGCATTCAGTGATTTTAAATAATGCTTTTTTATCTGGAATTGAGAGGCTGGAGGACAGCTTGATAGGCAAAAATGCAACAGTAGTTAAAAACTGCAAAGGACATAAAGGGTTGTGTTTAATGCTTGGAGATGATTCAGCTATCGAGGTATGA
- the rfbD gene encoding dTDP-4-dehydrorhamnose reductase: MKILITGARGMLASDLIPHLEQAHDVIPFSEFELDITDLDILSIKAKEAKPELIINCAAYTKVDDAEKEKDLALNVNNLGAKNIALICAERKIPLCHISTDYVFDGNKNAPYSIYDKPNPINFYGRTKLEGEQHIQNILKDFYIIRTSGLYGIHGANFVSTIMKIAKVQSNIKVVSDQITAPTSTLSLAQGIKILIESSKFGLYHLTDDSKDGISWYDFAKEIISEAGINSSVIPISTEEFPRPAKRPKYSVLANDSIKNTVDFHQIQRKTALKKFLEIRT; the protein is encoded by the coding sequence ATGAAGATACTGATCACCGGCGCAAGAGGCATGCTGGCGTCGGATTTAATCCCGCATTTAGAACAAGCCCATGATGTTATCCCGTTCTCTGAATTTGAACTTGATATAACCGATCTGGACATTTTATCTATTAAAGCAAAAGAGGCCAAACCTGAGTTGATAATAAACTGCGCTGCTTATACAAAAGTGGACGATGCGGAAAAAGAAAAGGATCTTGCCCTTAATGTAAACAATCTTGGCGCAAAAAATATCGCGTTGATATGCGCTGAAAGAAAAATTCCTTTATGCCATATCAGCACTGACTATGTTTTCGACGGAAATAAGAATGCTCCATACAGCATATATGATAAACCTAATCCTATTAATTTTTACGGAAGAACAAAACTTGAAGGCGAACAACATATCCAAAATATTCTGAAAGATTTTTATATTATAAGAACAAGCGGACTTTACGGCATACATGGCGCAAATTTTGTATCGACAATAATGAAGATTGCCAAAGTACAGTCCAATATAAAGGTGGTGTCTGATCAAATTACCGCTCCAACATCCACGCTTAGTTTAGCTCAGGGCATTAAAATTCTGATAGAAAGCAGTAAGTTTGGACTGTATCATCTGACTGATGACTCGAAAGACGGTATAAGCTGGTATGATTTTGCAAAAGAAATTATTTCGGAGGCAGGCATAAATTCATCTGTAATACCTATAAGCACTGAAGAATTTCCAAGACCAGCAAAACGTCCTAAATACTCAGTGCTTGCAAATGATTCGATTAAAAATACTGTTGATTTTCATCAGATACAGCGTAAGACTGCTTTGAAAAAATTTCTAGAAATAAGAACATAG
- a CDS encoding glycosyltransferase family 4 protein produces MLKILHTEASTGWGGQEIRILQESLGMIRRGSHVAIAAPEWSCIYKKAKESGLEVYHSDFSKANPFSLVKFVRIIKKFSPQIINTHSSKDSWAASAGIQFLTKKPVLIRTRHLSTPVSRSFLSRFLYNILPDAVITTGEEIRRQMVQNNKFNPLKIVSIPTGINIDRFDPEKVKPSFNKKNDFSVGMIGVLRSWKGHRYFLESIPAILKAVPNTKFYIAGSGPQLNNIKNLIITLSLNDNVIMLGHREDIPEIIASLDIIAHPSYSNEGVPQSILQALSMGKAVIASNIKAINEVIINGETGLSVEPRDPSSLSEAVIKLLNNSELRNRLGQNGIRLVHEKYTDEIMLDKIESLYSSIIAK; encoded by the coding sequence ATGTTAAAAATTCTTCACACAGAAGCATCAACAGGATGGGGGGGGCAGGAGATACGAATCCTGCAGGAGTCTCTGGGAATGATTCGCAGAGGCAGTCATGTTGCAATAGCTGCGCCTGAATGGAGCTGTATCTACAAAAAGGCAAAAGAATCAGGACTTGAGGTTTATCATTCTGATTTCAGCAAAGCCAATCCTTTTTCATTAGTAAAATTTGTTCGTATAATAAAAAAATTCAGCCCTCAAATAATCAATACTCACAGTTCAAAAGACAGTTGGGCAGCATCAGCAGGAATCCAATTCTTAACAAAAAAACCAGTCTTGATAAGAACACGCCATTTATCTACTCCTGTGAGCAGGTCTTTTCTCAGCCGTTTCCTTTACAATATTCTGCCTGATGCTGTTATTACAACTGGCGAAGAAATAAGAAGACAGATGGTTCAAAACAATAAATTTAATCCTTTAAAAATCGTTTCCATTCCGACAGGCATTAATATTGATCGGTTTGATCCGGAAAAAGTAAAGCCGTCTTTTAACAAAAAAAACGATTTTTCCGTTGGTATGATAGGTGTTTTAAGGAGTTGGAAAGGACACAGGTATTTCCTTGAGTCAATACCTGCTATTTTGAAAGCAGTTCCCAACACTAAATTTTACATAGCAGGCAGCGGGCCTCAACTAAATAATATAAAAAACTTGATAATCACTCTCTCACTTAATGATAATGTTATCATGCTTGGGCACAGAGAAGACATCCCAGAGATAATTGCATCGCTGGATATCATTGCTCATCCTTCATATTCAAATGAAGGGGTTCCTCAATCTATTCTTCAGGCTCTGTCTATGGGGAAGGCTGTTATTGCAAGCAACATCAAAGCTATAAATGAGGTTATAATTAACGGGGAAACCGGATTGTCTGTAGAGCCCAGAGACCCATCAAGTTTATCTGAAGCTGTAATTAAACTTTTAAATAATTCTGAGCTGAGAAATAGATTGGGGCAGAATGGAATAAGACTTGTACATGAGAAATATACAGATGAGATAATGCTTGATAAAATTGAGAGCTTATACAGCTCGATCATTGCTAAGTAA
- the trpS gene encoding tryptophan--tRNA ligase — MNQKERVLSGMQPSGKLHIGNLVGALQNWVRIQDKYECFYFVADWHALTTGYSDSASIKESTEDLLLNFIAAGLDPDKCTIFIQSKILQHAELHLLLSMITPLGWLERVPTYKEKQQELKEKDLSTYGFLGYPLLQTADIIIYRAKYVPVGVDQVPHLEISREIARRFNYIYKEVFPEPEALLTSFPKVPGVDGRKMSKSYENAIYLSDPPKVVEEKLLTMITDPARKRRTDKGNPELSPVFQLHKIFSSQQEMDEVAEGCRTAGIGCIDCKRVLLKNIFKVLEPIWAKRAELLATPGILRQAAEKGTEKAAKAAEETMRMVREAMRFG; from the coding sequence ATGAATCAAAAAGAAAGAGTTCTCAGCGGTATGCAGCCGAGTGGAAAGCTTCACATAGGCAATCTTGTCGGAGCTCTTCAGAATTGGGTCAGGATTCAGGATAAATATGAATGTTTTTATTTTGTTGCAGACTGGCATGCGCTGACAACCGGATATTCGGATTCAGCATCAATAAAGGAGTCGACTGAGGATCTGCTGCTGAATTTTATTGCAGCAGGGCTTGATCCTGATAAATGCACTATATTCATACAATCAAAGATTCTTCAGCATGCAGAGCTTCATCTCCTGCTTTCTATGATAACGCCGCTTGGATGGTTAGAGAGAGTTCCTACTTATAAAGAGAAACAGCAGGAACTAAAGGAAAAAGATCTTTCTACTTACGGCTTCTTAGGGTATCCGCTTCTTCAGACAGCGGACATAATAATTTACAGGGCAAAGTATGTGCCTGTTGGCGTTGATCAGGTTCCGCATCTGGAGATATCGCGTGAAATTGCAAGAAGATTTAATTATATCTATAAAGAAGTATTTCCGGAACCAGAGGCTCTTCTTACCTCATTTCCAAAAGTACCCGGAGTTGACGGCAGGAAGATGTCTAAGAGTTATGAAAATGCGATCTATCTTTCTGATCCGCCTAAAGTTGTTGAAGAAAAACTGCTTACAATGATAACCGACCCTGCAAGAAAACGCAGAACTGACAAAGGCAATCCTGAGCTTTCGCCTGTTTTTCAGCTGCACAAGATATTCTCTTCACAGCAGGAGATGGATGAAGTTGCAGAAGGCTGCCGCACTGCGGGCATTGGCTGTATTGACTGCAAGAGGGTACTGTTAAAAAATATTTTTAAAGTTCTTGAACCAATATGGGCGAAGCGGGCAGAACTTTTGGCAACCCCCGGTATTTTAAGACAGGCTGCTGAGAAAGGCACTGAAAAAGCCGCAAAAGCAGCAGAAGAGACAATGCGTATGGTTCGGGAGGCAATGCGTTTTGGTTAA
- a CDS encoding SDR family NAD(P)-dependent oxidoreductase, with translation MQTILITGCAGFIGWKVSEKLIENGHQVIGIDNMNDYYDPRLKKWRLQKLIDKKNFEFYKYDIVDYKKIKRAFSENKINAVINLAARAGVRASVENPWVYLDTNIKGTLNLLECCKDFGIKKFVLASTSSIYGLNDMPFKEDSKTDKPLAPYSAAKKGAEALCYSYNYLHKIDISIPRYFTVYGPAGRPDMSIFKFIKNIDNGKSIPVFGDGKQKRDFTYIDDIADGTIKCLKLGCESSRPSGYEIFNLGNDNPVELMYVINLIEKNLSKKAKIEWLPLHPADVPATWADIEKSKTRLGWKPAVSIEQGIEKTVQWYLKNKEFLNKLKN, from the coding sequence ATGCAGACAATCCTGATTACAGGATGCGCGGGATTCATCGGCTGGAAGGTTTCAGAAAAACTCATCGAAAACGGTCATCAAGTAATTGGAATTGACAACATGAATGACTATTATGATCCGAGGCTGAAAAAATGGCGTCTTCAGAAATTAATAGATAAAAAAAACTTTGAGTTCTATAAATATGACATCGTTGATTATAAAAAAATAAAAAGAGCATTTTCAGAAAATAAAATTAATGCTGTTATTAATCTTGCCGCCAGAGCAGGTGTAAGAGCATCTGTTGAAAACCCATGGGTATATCTTGATACAAACATCAAGGGGACGCTTAATCTTCTGGAATGCTGTAAAGATTTTGGGATAAAAAAATTCGTGCTCGCCTCCACCTCCAGCATTTACGGACTCAATGATATGCCGTTTAAAGAAGACAGCAAAACTGATAAACCTCTTGCGCCCTATTCTGCAGCAAAAAAAGGAGCCGAGGCGCTTTGTTACAGCTATAATTATCTTCATAAGATTGATATAAGCATTCCCAGATATTTCACCGTATATGGTCCTGCAGGAAGACCGGACATGAGCATATTTAAATTCATTAAAAACATTGATAATGGTAAATCCATCCCTGTTTTTGGAGACGGGAAACAAAAGAGAGACTTTACATATATAGATGATATTGCTGACGGCACAATTAAATGCCTAAAGCTCGGCTGCGAGTCGTCTCGACCATCTGGTTATGAAATATTTAATCTTGGGAATGACAATCCCGTAGAACTCATGTACGTAATAAATTTGATAGAAAAAAATCTCAGTAAGAAAGCAAAGATAGAGTGGCTGCCGCTTCATCCTGCTGATGTGCCTGCAACATGGGCTGACATAGAAAAATCAAAAACCCGATTGGGTTGGAAACCAGCTGTTTCTATCGAACAAGGAATAGAAAAAACAGTCCAATGGTATTTGAAGAATAAAGAGTTTTTAAATAAACTTAAAAATTAA
- a CDS encoding site-2 protease family protein, with the protein MDISIVLRELAVSAIPILIAITFHEISHGFIADKLGDPTARMTGRLTINPLAHIDIFGTIILPILLIVTTKGQFVFGYAKPVPINPMNFRNPKRDMALSAAAGPATNLLLAVLSLLLLKFLIAPLQGVFSEEIVSSILQPIALMLKSSIIINIVLAVFNMIPIPPLDGGRVFVGILPYKHAISFSRIEPFGMIIVLVLIATGIADYFVIPLVRFFLEFLSVF; encoded by the coding sequence TTGGATATTTCGATTGTTTTAAGAGAACTAGCTGTATCAGCGATCCCGATCCTGATTGCAATAACCTTTCATGAAATTTCACATGGTTTCATTGCTGACAAACTTGGCGATCCGACAGCCAGAATGACAGGAAGACTTACAATAAATCCTCTTGCTCACATAGATATATTCGGGACGATCATTCTTCCTATTCTGCTTATTGTGACAACAAAAGGACAGTTTGTTTTCGGATATGCCAAACCTGTTCCTATTAATCCAATGAATTTCAGGAACCCAAAAAGAGATATGGCATTATCAGCTGCGGCCGGACCAGCTACTAATTTACTGCTTGCAGTACTCAGCCTGCTTCTTCTTAAATTCTTAATTGCGCCTTTGCAAGGTGTTTTTTCAGAAGAGATCGTATCAAGCATTCTTCAGCCGATTGCGCTTATGCTCAAGTCGAGCATTATAATAAATATCGTGCTCGCTGTATTTAATATGATACCGATACCTCCGCTTGACGGCGGCAGGGTTTTTGTTGGGATACTACCTTACAAGCATGCAATATCATTCAGCAGGATAGAACCGTTTGGAATGATAATAGTGCTTGTTCTTATTGCAACAGGCATTGCTGACTATTTCGTAATCCCGTTAGTAAGATTCTTTCTGGAATTTTTAAGCGTTTTCTAA
- the rfbB gene encoding dTDP-glucose 4,6-dehydratase, protein MKILVTGGCGFIGSNFIRYILKKYPDYRVVNLDLLTYAGNPQNLLEIEKNERYSFIHGSIEKKEQVLKALDGVDCIVNFAAETHVDRSIADANPFLMTNIIGTYTLLEIAMKKSIKKFVHISTDEVYGSLGKSGKFTEDMPLKPNSPYSASKASADLLIRAFYETYAFPVVIVRPSNNYGYYQYPEKFIPLMITNLLLDRPIPVYGKGDNVRDWLFVEDNCSGIDAIIHNPQAGEIYNIGGNSEVKNIELARMILKIMGKSESWINFVNDRPGHDYRYALDNSKIKKMYGWSPRVKIEEGILKTVQWYKDNRNWWGPLKTRLEMESKGFWGKK, encoded by the coding sequence ATGAAAATATTAGTAACAGGCGGCTGCGGATTTATCGGTTCTAATTTCATCAGATATATTTTAAAAAAATATCCTGATTATCGTGTTGTGAATTTAGATCTGCTGACTTACGCAGGAAATCCGCAGAACCTTTTAGAGATAGAGAAAAACGAACGATATTCATTTATACACGGCAGTATCGAAAAAAAAGAGCAAGTGCTGAAGGCTTTGGATGGAGTTGATTGTATTGTTAATTTCGCAGCAGAAACTCATGTTGACAGATCAATTGCCGATGCTAACCCTTTTTTAATGACTAATATAATCGGTACTTACACCCTTCTCGAGATTGCTATGAAAAAATCGATTAAGAAATTTGTTCATATATCAACGGATGAGGTTTATGGCAGTCTGGGGAAAAGCGGCAAATTTACAGAAGATATGCCACTCAAGCCGAATTCTCCTTATTCAGCATCCAAGGCTTCGGCAGACCTTTTGATAAGGGCTTTTTACGAAACCTACGCATTCCCGGTTGTTATAGTAAGACCGTCAAATAATTACGGATATTACCAGTATCCTGAAAAATTTATTCCCCTAATGATAACGAATCTTTTGCTTGACAGACCGATTCCTGTTTACGGAAAAGGAGATAATGTAAGAGACTGGCTTTTTGTGGAGGATAACTGCAGCGGCATCGATGCAATAATCCATAATCCGCAGGCAGGCGAGATATACAATATCGGCGGAAACAGCGAGGTAAAAAATATTGAACTTGCAAGGATGATTCTTAAGATTATGGGAAAGAGTGAAAGCTGGATTAATTTTGTGAATGACAGACCCGGGCATGACTATAGATATGCGCTTGATAATTCGAAAATAAAAAAAATGTATGGCTGGAGTCCAAGAGTAAAGATAGAGGAAGGAATTCTAAAGACTGTCCAATGGTATAAAGACAACAGGAACTGGTGGGGACCATTAAAGACCCGCCTTGAGATGGAGAGCAAGGGTTTCTGGGGAAAAAAATGA
- a CDS encoding prepilin-type N-terminal cleavage/methylation domain-containing protein: MNKKGFTLVELLITIAILAILVGIAVPTYLGQQRKAAMTEAVSKLQNLRLLEEQFYAENGRYAPGATCNGIVTVSPSFYNINFDTLTNPNSPSNIIVCLRGFRPGNAVDLYYDYTIYNPAQLLNSGTCASAGNDPNAPAGASFTACAMPKAGTIVANSAALWINDRNQNNF; encoded by the coding sequence ATGAATAAAAAAGGATTCACGCTAGTTGAACTTTTAATAACAATAGCTATTTTAGCAATTCTCGTAGGAATAGCTGTTCCAACTTATCTTGGCCAGCAAAGAAAAGCTGCAATGACTGAGGCCGTGTCTAAGCTCCAGAATCTAAGGCTTCTTGAAGAGCAGTTTTATGCTGAGAATGGAAGATATGCGCCTGGAGCAACTTGTAATGGGATAGTTACTGTTTCGCCTTCATTCTACAACATAAATTTCGATACCCTAACTAATCCTAATTCTCCTTCAAACATTATTGTATGTCTCAGAGGTTTCAGGCCAGGAAATGCAGTAGATCTGTATTATGATTATACAATTTATAACCCCGCCCAACTATTAAACAGTGGGACATGTGCTAGCGCTGGCAATGACCCTAATGCTCCAGCAGGAGCGAGTTTTACGGCATGCGCTATGCCTAAAGCAGGCACTATTGTAGCTAACTCCGCAGCATTGTGGATAAATGACAGGAATCAGAATAATTTCTGA
- a CDS encoding AURKAIP1/COX24 domain-containing protein, which translates to MGSVVKWRKKKMSKHKHKKLLKKTKHQRRANK; encoded by the coding sequence GTGGGCAGCGTTGTAAAGTGGCGTAAGAAAAAAATGAGCAAGCACAAACATAAAAAATTGCTCAAGAAAACAAAACACCAAAGAAGAGCAAATAAATAA
- a CDS encoding dTDP-4-dehydrorhamnose 3,5-epimerase family protein has translation MFKIGEIDGVIIKKIILHNDNRGWLAELFRKDDLNNYGPMMSYISVTKPGIARGPHEHTYQTDYFCFLGKARLFLWDNRKDSKTYMNKQVIENADGLTVIVPPGIVHAYKNIDTTDCLIVNFPDKLFAGWGKKEAIDEIRHENMPESPYRLE, from the coding sequence GTGTTTAAAATCGGCGAAATAGACGGCGTAATTATAAAAAAAATAATTTTGCATAATGACAACAGAGGCTGGCTTGCAGAGCTTTTCAGAAAAGATGATCTGAATAATTACGGGCCGATGATGAGCTATATTTCTGTTACAAAACCAGGAATTGCCAGAGGACCACATGAACATACCTATCAAACAGATTATTTTTGTTTTTTAGGCAAAGCAAGGTTGTTTTTATGGGATAACAGAAAAGATTCGAAGACCTATATGAACAAGCAAGTTATTGAAAATGCCGACGGGCTTACTGTAATTGTGCCTCCCGGTATTGTACATGCATACAAAAATATCGATACTACAGACTGCTTAATAGTTAATTTTCCTGACAAGCTTTTTGCAGGATGGGGAAAAAAGGAAGCAATTGATGAGATTCGGCACGAAAACATGCCAGAGAGTCCATACAGATTGGAGTAA